In the Lates calcarifer isolate ASB-BC8 linkage group LG16_LG22, TLL_Latcal_v3, whole genome shotgun sequence genome, ggtcgttcgtaacttttacaagtgctgtctctgtgctgtgatacaacctaaatcctgactgaaaaacctcaaataaactattgtcctgtagaaagtcgcacaactgttttgcaactgctttctccaggatcttagaaagaaaggggaggttagatataggtctgtagttggttaatacatctggatctagagtgggcttttttagaagaggtttgattacagctgttttatacgactgcggaacataacctgttaacaaggacagatttaacatatctaatacaggactgcaaattaagggcagagcttccttaagcagcctagttgggatggggtctaagagacaggttgaaggtttagatgctgagataattgatgtgagctgggctaggtcgatggtagaaaaggagtcaaggttaggttttgcagctgactctatggatcctgtgttatggcataaatctgtactgattgaaggcaggatgtgattaattttacctctaatggtagagattttatcattaaaaaagttcataaaatcattgctactgagggttatagggatgcgtggatctatagagctgtgactctctgtcagcctggctacagtgctgaagagaaacctggggttgttcttattatcctctattaatgatgagtaataggcacttcttgcattacagagggcctttttatatcttttgacactatcctgccaagctaagtgggattcttccagtttggtggaacgccacactctttcaagcctacgtgctgtttgtttcagtgtacgggtttgggagttgaaccatggagcttgcctctttctctttattgttttcatttttagggggacgatggaatctaaagtggtacgtaatgagtctgcaacactgtctacaagatgatcaagctgggagggagtagcttctgcaaaattaagatgaggcactggacctaagttagtgggaatcatttccttgaatttaactactgcattatcggaaatatttctagtcaggatgttttttgctgataatacataatccagcaatatgaagtcgaaagtgattaagaagtggtctgatagaatgggattctgtgggaagactgttacatgttcaatgtcaataccataagctaaaacaaggtcgagagtgtgactgaaacagtgagtgggtttatctacacactgagagaagccaatacagtctagtaaagaggaaaaagcagagctaaggctgtcattgttgacatcaacattaatattgaagtcgcctacaataataactttatctgttttaagaaccaaactcgacaggaactctgaaaattcagataagaaatcagagtatggaccaggagaacggtacactacaacaaatagaactggctttaatgttttccaccttgggtgggacagactaagaacaagactttcaaatgaattataattgagtttaggtttagggttaattaataaagtggagttgaaaatggctgcgactccacctccacggccagtgtctcggggaatgtgagtattaatatgactgggggggggttgattcattcaggctaacatactcatcctgacacagccaggtttcagtcagacagaatagatcaagatggtgatctgatatcaaatcagttactagtacagctttggatgagagagatctgatattgagtaatccgcatttaattatttcattttgctgaacatttgaggtggatgtgctgatttttattagattattgtgactaactcctcttttgttgatcttcgatttagttaatttaaatggtcggggggcagacacagtgtctatggggtaatggaggggtgactgttctaaaggaggcacagagaagcgtgtaagactgcagctctgtctcctggcctgaactctggattgtcagggctttggcttcctaataaactctgtcagatttctagatatgagagatgctccatcaaaagtgggatgaatgccgtctctcctaaccagaccaagtctcccccagaaactcttccaatgatctacatTTCTCTGCATTATGATAATCTCCTGTTCCAGCCTGGTCCAGTAGGTGGCGGTAATGCGCCTCTAAAAGCTTGTTTGCCAGCCGCTAATAAACACCAACGAAgaagtggaagaaaaaaacggaagaagaagcagagagagagagagagagagagagagagagagagagagagagagagagagagagagagagagagcaacgACGGAGTGTAAGTTTGATTCTTTTCTTATTTGTCAGTTTGACTTTATTCTCGTTATTATTTCTCTGTCACAGGGTGTAGTTTAGTCTCACGGTGACTGAGTAATCTGTCTGACAGAACAGAAGGTTTACCGGAAAATAACcgttttattaaaaatgaagtCTTCGTTTCCGGGTTGGCAGCTAACACCAAACAAACTGCCAGAAAACTTCTCAGaagttaaaagttaaattcCCGCTCGCACGTTGAGCTGTAAGTGATTGCAAAAAGTTAAAAGCGACTTTAAATGATGGTTGTTTAACAGTTTGTGTCCGTTGGCAGCAGCTGACCGCTGTTGCGCAGTTTTTATTTCAGGGCGCGAACTGTGGAGGCGAACCTGTTCTGTGCGCGCGAACAGAGACGAAGTGGCGTCAGTTGAAGTAGATAAAGAGTAAAAAAACGGAGAGAAAAGAAGTTtctcatgtgtgtgtctcatgagTGTtaatatcaagtctacaaattATGATAAGTATCATTACTGAGTTTTTACTGTAAGTCTGTCAAACGtacatttagaaaaataacCATTTAACTATTTAGAAAGATAACCATATCatgttgtttcctttttattttcctattaTATTTTCTTCACTCTCACAGAGAAATATAACACGTGACGTTTATCTGAAGTCTGACCAGTTGTTGGGTTTAAACCACCATCAGGCAATTGCCAAATGGAGTCATTGCTCCACCTCTGAAGTTAGCAGCTTTTTATGTAATTTACATTAGTACTATCACAACCACCTGGgtttattaaactgtgtgtgtgtgtctgtctgtctgtctgtctgtgtctgtgtctccagtgTTACAGGTTTACCTCTCAGACTGGACATGATgtggacagaggaggacagagcagagtctccagtatccagctgtctgtctatgaagagtgactggtccaaagaTTTAAATCCTCCAGTCTTCAGTAATGGACCTGGACCCTGGAGTCATTGGAGACAGTTTGAACCGTAAGCTgacctgaagatgattcagtgTTGACATGTGTTTCAACATTAGCAGTAGGAGCTCTGGGTGGATATTTACTGAGGATTTGTGGCTCTTTTCTCtaaagtcacagtcacattgtgtttgtctttatttagtGAAGGACTGCTCAGAGGTTTGTTgaggaaacactgaagaaaagcagcactgctgaaaactgtgatgtctctggtctgatgagatacaggatgtattttaatgtgttcaAAGACCATATCTATGGGAGTAGGTAGAGATGGGGTTAAATGGTATTGTTCTGTAGGATGTTCTGAATGTTACCTGAAGGTGAACTGGTTGTTGCTGCAGGTCACAGAATACAGGGTAACACTGTGGTAGGCTGAGGCCGAGCACTCGTCCACCTCAAGTTATCAGAAAGATGTTATTTGAATGTGCTGGACAGTAGATAAATATTcaaagtatttgtatttttgttaatacgtgtaaaatatgtgttgtttccacagacacagagcagagtctccagtatccagctgtctgtctatgaagagtgactggtccaaagaTTTAAATCCTCCAGTCTTCAGTAATGGACCTGGACCCTCAAAGAGTCATTGGAGACAGTTTCCACAGTAAGCTgacctgaagatgattcagttttaaTGTCTAATGTCTCTGATGTTCTGCAGGATGTTCTGAATGTTACCTGAAGGTGAACTGGTTGTTGCTGCAGGTCACAGAATACAGGGTAACACTGGTTGGCTGAGGCCGATTCATTGGCTGCAGAGCTTAATGAATCTATTTTACCAACTTGGAACCAGATCCAGCATctaagaattttaaaaaaatttccCCACCTCTTGTTATCACGTTTGttctttaatttgtgttttttaatttaatgatggTTAATGAATTTTAGTATTTCACCAACTTGGAACCAGGTCCAACTTGGAACCAGGTCCAAAATGGAACCAACAAGTGGAACCCAACCTCTGGAGCAGGGAGTGGAAATTTCTTTTAACACCCTGATGAATGTTATTGATCACCACTGACTGATCACTACAGCAAGAAGATTGTGAGTGATAATATGTGAAAGTGttaatatgtgtaaaatatgtgttgtttccacagacacagagcagagtcttcagtatccagctgtctgtctatgaagagtgactggtccaaagaTTTAAATCCTCCAGTCTTCAGTAATGGACCTGGACCCTGGAGTCATTGGAGACAGTTTCCACAGTAAGTTgacctgaagatgattcagttttcaTGTCTAATGTCTCTGATGTTCTGCAGGATGTTCTGAATGTTATCTGAAGCTGAACTGGTTGTTGCTGCAGGTCACAGAATACAGGTTAACACTGGTTGGCTGAGGCCGAGTACTTGTCCTCCTCaagttttcagaaaaaaataagtctatagatattaatttaaaaaataaacgATGTGCAGTTCCTCCTGTAAATATGAGATGGTTCAGTTGTTTCATTGACTTTGGAACATTTCAGTTGGTCAGCCATATTTGTTGGTAACAAGTGTCTCtgagttttcatgtttgttcaggtcttttgtttttctttgctgatgCCTGTGGTGTCAGAGACTAAACAGAGAGTATGACTGACAGATTTGATGATGGATTCATTGGCTGCAGAGCTTAATGAATCTATTTTACCAACTTGGAACCAGATCCAGCATctaagaattttaaaaaaatttccCCACCTCTTGTTATCACGTTTGttctttaatttgtgttttttaatttaatgatggTTAATGAATTTTAGTATTTCACCAACTTGGAACCAGGTCCAAAATGGAACCAACAAGTGGAACCCAACCTCTGGAGCAGGGAGTGGAAATTTCTTTTAACACCCTGATGAATGTTATTGATCACCACTGACTGATCACTACAGCAAGAAGATTGTGAGTGTTAATATGTGAAAGTGttaatatgtgtaaaatatgtgttgtttccacagaaacagagcagagtctccagtatccagctgtctgtctatgaagagtgactggtccaaagaTTTAAATCCTCCAGTCTTCAGTAATGGACCTGGACCCTGGAGTCATTGGAGACAGTTTCCACAGTAAGTTgacctgaagatgattcagtgTTGACATGTGTTTCAACATTAGTAGTAGGAGCTCTGGGTGGATATTTACTGAGGATTTGTGGCTCTTTTCTCtaaagtcacagtcacattgtgtttgtctttatttagtGAAGGACTGCTCAGAGGTTTGTTgaggaaacactgaagaaaagcagcactgctgaaaactgtgatgtctctggtctgatgagatacaggatgtattttaatgtgttcaAAGACCATATCTATGGGAGTAGGTAGAGATGGGGTTAAATGGTATTGTTCTGTAGGATGTTCTGAATGTTACCTGAAGGTGAACTGGTTGTTGCTGCAGGTCACAGAATACAGGGTAACACTGGTTGGCTGAGGCCGATTCATTGGCTGCAGAGCTTAATGAATCTATTTTACCAACTTGGAACCAGATCCAGCATctaagaattttaaaaaaatttccCCACCTCTTGTTATCACGTTTGttctttaatttgtgttttttaatttaatgatggTTAATGAATTTTAGTATTTCACCAACTTGGAACCAGGTCCAACTTGGAACCAGGTCCAAAATGGAACCAACAAGTGGAACCCAACCTCTGGAGCAGGGAGTGGAAATTTCTTTTAACACCCTGATGAATGTTATTGATCACCACTGACTGATCACTACAGCAAGAAGATTGTGAGTGATAATATGTGAAAGTGttaatatgtgtaaaatatgtgttgtttccacagacacagagcagagtcttcagtatccagctgtctgtctatgaagagtgactggtccaaagaTTTAAATCCTCCAGTCTTCAGTAATGGACCTGGACCCTGGAGTCATTGGAGACAGTTTCCACAGTAAGTTgacctgaagatgattcagtgTTGACATGTGTTTCAACATCAGTAGTAGTAGGAGCTCTAGGTGGATATTTACTGAGGATTTGTCTTCACAGTCAGTCATAGAGCTGAATTCATCCTGTGAGCTGTGGGTTTCCTCCACTGATGTAACGTGTTataatgaatgtgttgattccacagaaagaggaagaggagtcaTGTTcctgtggagcagcagctgtcCTGCTGTGATCTGTGTCAGGACGTCCTGAAGGATCCAGTCTCTACCAGCTGTGGACACTGGTTCTGCAGACAGTGCATCACCTCATACTGGGACCAGTCTGGTCCATCAGGAGACTCCTCCTGTCCCCAGTGTGGACAAAGACccagaccaggacctggactgcagacagcagatagtggtctgcaggaggttttagatgaacataagatcagtctgaggaggagatgtgaacgtgtgactgaaggaactgatggaacaggaagtagaaccctcctcaacaggatctacactgagctctacatcacagagggacagagtgaagaggttaatacccaacatgaggtgaggcagctggagatCAAGATGGAGACCCTCCATGACACTCCAATCAGGTGCCAGGACGTCTTTAAAGCCTTACCTGAGCAACAGAGACCcatcagagtggttctgaccaacggcgtcgctggtgttggaaaaaccttctcagtgcagaagttcactctggactgggcagagggcttggaaaaccaagatgtcagtctgctggttctgctttcgttcagggaaatgaacctgatcagagatgagcagtacagtcttctcacgctgctccatgttttccatccaacattacagaaggtcacagcagagaagctggctgtctgtaaagttctgttcatctttgacggcctggatgaaagcagactttcactggatttcaacaacaggaaggttgtgtctgacgtcacgcagaagtcatcagtcaacgagctgctgacaaacctcatccaggggaatctgcttccctcggctctggtctggataacttccagacctgcagcggccaatcagatccctccttcatgtgttgacagggtaacagaagtacgaggcttcactgacccacagaaggaggagtacttcaggaggagatccagtgatgaagagctgtccaacagaaccatctcacacatcaagacctccaggagcctccacatcatgtgtggagtcccagtcttctgctggatcactgctacagttctggagcacatgttgactgaacagagaggagagctgcccaagaccctgactgacctgtactcacacttcctgctggttcagacaaagaggaagaagaacaagtaccatgagggacatgagacgagtccacaggagctgacggaggctgacagggaagttcttctgaagctggggaggctggcgtttgaacatctggagaaaggaaacatcatgttctaccaagaagacctggagcagtgtggtcttgatgtgacagaggccttggtgtactcaggagtttgtacagagatcttcaaaagagagagtgtgatcttccagaaaacagtctactgctttgttcatctgagcgttcaggagtttctggctgcagtctacatgttccactgtttcaccaacaggaagacacaggTACTGAAGAAGTTCCTGGGAAATAAATATGTTGATTCAACCCTGGATGTCTTCCTGAATGAAGCAGTCAAAAAATCTCTGAGAAGTAAAAAtggccacctggacctgtttgttcgcttccttcatggcctctctctggagtccaaccagagactcttaggaggtctgctgggtcagacagagaacagtccagaaatcatccagatagccatcaacaacctgaagaagaggaagaccaAAGCATCTCCTaacagaagcatcaacatcttccactgtctgatggagatgaacgaccactcagttcatcaggagatccaagagttcctgaagtcagagaacagatcaaAGAAGAGACTCTCTATgatccagtgctcagctctggcctacatgctgcagatgtcagaggaggttctggatgagttTGACCCAAAGACGTACAACACATCAGAGGAGGGACGACGgagactgatcccagctgtgaggaactgcaggaaGGCTCGGTGAGTCCACAGCtgattaatgttattatcaTGATGTAGATTAGTAATGAAAtataacatatactgtataaaactcagatcattattattaaaatagaTTTCCACTTATTTAATTAAAGCATCAGTTTCAGATTGTGTGAGAGTTAAATACTGATTCTTGGTTGGTTGTGTTTATAATGAAcagttctttatttatttctaataaTTTTTACAGTGAACAGTTTTGTATTGATCTTCCTGAGAGTGATGGAGACAAGCTGTAAACCTGATCAGACTAATAAACTGGTTCTGGTTGATGTTTGATCACAACAGCATTTTATCAGTTAAATGACTTTAAACCATGGATTTATTGATGGTTCAAGTCCCAAAGGATCAGAacctcattgtttttgtcttgttgtgtttttgtagcaGATGTTCATCAAACATCTTGTTGAGTTACaaacagttttagtttttcagtCAAAGGTTGGTTTTGTTCAAAGGTGAATATAATaagatttttcttcttcctgcttcTTTTCAGTCATGAGATGTGCAAACAGAGTTGTACTGTGACCTCGAATCACTTTTGGTGTGGAATTGTGCATTGTGAGCAAAACACCAGGACGTGTCCAACTCTGTCATCAAATGCTTCAAGTCAATATAAAGTGTCCTCTTCGATAATAACATGTTCTATAACACGTGTCCTGACAGACTTGGTGGTTGTGGACTCTCAGAGACTGACTGTGAAGtcgtggcctcagctctgaagtccaacccctcccatctgagagaactggacctgagtgacaacaaagacctgaaggattcaggagtgaagctggtctctgctggactggagagtccaaactgcagactggagactctgaggtcagttcactgaagTTTTATGGTTTTGGTTGATAAATGTTCAGGATTTGTTTGAACACAAAGTTCAGTATTTCCAGGAATTTTCTGTCTTATCAAATGGATAAACACTGTCTTTCAAACAGTTCAGTGTAATTCAGAATGTTTTAGAGAGAACTGACAGGCTGATCATATGTTGGAGCAAATGTGAACAGTGAAACAAGTTTAGACTGATGCATGAGTGTAAAAAAGTAAGTTTAGTCCAACGTGTCTGATCTGATATTGATCCTCTAGTTagagactgactgaggtcagcagcaggttctgaatcagtgttgacatgaacaggtggATGAATGTTGAGCTGAtatttggatgatgtctgtagaaggctgacattatgatgatccacaataacagaaggacaaagtcactctgctcattttagactaaacatcattgatcaggacagatctgattgattatcaatgatttgatctccatctttgattctttattcaggttggagtcctgcaggttgtcagagatcagctgttcttctctggtctcagctctgaagtccaacccctcccatctgagagacctggacctgagtgaCACTTggaagctgcaggattcaggagtgaaggatctgtgtggttttctgcagagtccagactgtagactggagactctgaggtcagttcactgtctgttactgttggagatcttctgtCTTTACATTCCTCTGGTCCTGGCTGCTGATGACTCTGGAACAGGTCTACGAAAGCTTTTTGAGGCCGACCCATAGGGGGCGCCACAAAACCAAAATTGTGTCTGAAAACCCAGTGGACTGAATGTCATCAGTTGATGTCTTCATGCTTTGGATGAACCAAAATCTGAAGTTTCATATTAATTGGTGAAAGTGGTTGTGACTCATCAGATTTTTATAACTGAAGATGCTTTTGATCATAAATGATTTGatcttcatgttttattctttattcaggttgaagtgctgctgtttgtcagagatcagctgttcttctctggcctcagctctgaagtccaacccctcccatctgagagaactggacctgagagGAAACtacctgcaggattcagatGTGAAGGATCTGACTGATCTTTTGAAGAGTCCAGACCGtggactggagactctgaggtcagttctcTGTCAGTGACTGAGCTTATTGAGGCTGAAACATGGGGATAATAATGATGTTGGGTCATTTCAGccacatgaggcagcagtgcaCCACTACCTCAGTCTAAATAGGACTAAATGTTTTCTGCAGGTGATTTTCATTTCTCCATGCACTTTAAACAGAAGGTGCATAATGTTGTGTGTCTTCTGACTGTCATGTCTTTCTTTTGGCAGATTGGTCCATATCTGACTGGAACATTAATTATTCTTtaatctctgttttattctttattcaggttggagtCCTGCAGTTCGTCaaagatcagctgttcttctctggtctcagctctgaagtccaacccctcccatctgagagaactgaacctgagtaacaacaacctgcaggattcaggagtgaaggatctgtgtggtttACTGAGGAATCCacactgtagactggagactctgaggtcagacacaGTATTGTAGTTCTGTGCT is a window encoding:
- the LOC108891198 gene encoding protein NLRC5 isoform X8, with the translated sequence MMWTEEDRAESPVSSCLSMKSDWSKDLNPPVFSNGPGPWSHWRQFEPHRAESPVSSCLSMKSDWSKDLNPPVFSNGPGPSKSHWRQFPQHRAESSVSSCLSMKSDWSKDLNPPVFSNGPGPWSHWRQFPQNRAESPVSSCLSMKSDWSKDLNPPVFSNGPGPWSHWRQFPQHRAESSVSSCLSMKSDWSKDLNPPVFSNGPGPWSHWRQFPQKRKRSHVPVEQQLSCCDLCQDVLKDPVSTSCGHWFCRQCITSYWDQSGPSGDSSCPQCGQRPRPGPGLQTADSGLQEVLDEHKISLRRRCERVTEGTDGTGSRTLLNRIYTELYITEGQSEEVNTQHEVRQLEIKMETLHDTPIRCQDVFKALPEQQRPIRVVLTNGVAGVGKTFSVQKFTLDWAEGLENQDVSLLVLLSFREMNLIRDEQYSLLTLLHVFHPTLQKVTAEKLAVCKVLFIFDGLDESRLSLDFNNRKVVSDVTQKSSVNELLTNLIQGNLLPSALVWITSRPAAANQIPPSCVDRVTEVRGFTDPQKEEYFRRRSSDEELSNRTISHIKTSRSLHIMCGVPVFCWITATVLEHMLTEQRGELPKTLTDLYSHFLLVQTKRKKNKYHEGHETSPQELTEADREVLLKLGRLAFEHLEKGNIMFYQEDLEQCGLDVTEALVYSGVCTEIFKRESVIFQKTVYCFVHLSVQEFLAAVYMFHCFTNRKTQVLKKFLGNKYVDSTLDVFLNEAVKKSLRSKNGHLDLFVRFLHGLSLESNQRLLGGLLGQTENSPEIIQIAINNLKKRKTKASPNRSINIFHCLMEMNDHSVHQEIQEFLKSENRSKKRLSMIQCSALAYMLQMSEEVLDEFDPKTYNTSEEGRRRLIPAVRNCRKARLGGCGLSETDCEVVASALKSNPSHLRELDLSDNKDLKDSGVKLVSAGLESPNCRLETLRLESCRLSEISCSSLVSALKSNPSHLRDLDLSDTWKLQDSGVKDLCGFLQSPDCRLETLRLKCCCLSEISCSSLASALKSNPSHLRELDLRGNYLQDSDVKDLTDLLKSPDRGLETLRLESCSSSKISCSSLVSALKSNPSHLRELNLSNNNLQDSGVKDLCGLLRNPHCRLETLRLRGCGLSEISCSSLVSALKSNPSHLRELDLSQNKLQDSGVKDLCGFLQSPDCRLETLRLKCCCLSEISCSSLVSALKSNPSHLRHLDLSNNKLQDSGVKDLCGFLQSPDCRLETLRLESCSLSEISCSSLVSALKSNPSHLRELDLSNNKLQDSGVKDLCGFLQSPDCRLETLRLSLCSLSEISCSSLVSALKSNPSHLRELDLSDNKDLQDSGVKDLCGFLQSPDCRLETLRLKSCGLSEISCSSLVSALKSNPSHLRELDLSKNINLQDPRVKDLCGFLQSPDCRLETLRLESCRLSEISCSSLVSALKSNPSHLRELDLRGNSLQDSGVKELCGFLQSPHCRLETLRLENCSLSEISCSSLVSALKSNPSHLRDLDLSKNKRLQDSGVKDLCGLLRSPDCRLETLRLESCSLSEISCSSLGSALKSNPSHLRELDLSNNKLQDSGVKDLCGFLQSPDCRLETLRLSLCSLSEISCSSLGSALKSNPSHLRDLDLSLNNLQDSDVKDLTDLLKSPDCRLETLRLESCSLSEISCSSLVSALKSNPSHLRDLDLSNKDLQDSAVKELCGLLRNPHCRLETLRLESCCLSEISCSSLVSALKSNPSHLRELDLSDNWKLQDSGVKDLCGFLQSPDCRLETLRLESCRLSEISCSSLVSALKSNPSHLRELDLSNNKLQDSGVKDLCGFLQSPDCRLETLRLKNCSLSEISCSSLVSALKSNPSHLRDLDLSKNNKLQDSAVKDLCGFLQSPDCRLETLRLESCSLSEISCSSLVSALKSNPSHLRELDLSHNYLYDPAVKDLCSFLQSPDCRLETLRLKNCSLSEISCSSLGSALKSNPSHLRELDLRDNYNLYDSGVKDLCGFLQSPDCRLETLRLKNCSLSEISCSSLGSALKSNPSHLRDLDLSNNWELQDSAVKDLCGFLQSPDCRLETLRLKNCSLSEISCSSLGSALKSNPSHLRELDLRDNYNLYDSGVKDLCGFLQSPDCRLETLRLMSCSLSEISCSSLVSALKSNPSHLRDLDLSNNEDLNDSAVKPLCDLVEDPDYRLQTVRK
- the LOC108891198 gene encoding protein NLRC5 isoform X11 produces the protein MMWTEEDRAESPVSSCLSMKSDWSKDLNPPVFSNGPGPWSHWRQFEPHRAESPVSSCLSMKSDWSKDLNPPVFSNGPGPSKSHWRQFPQHRAESSVSSCLSMKSDWSKDLNPPVFSNGPGPWSHWRQFPQNRAESPVSSCLSMKSDWSKDLNPPVFSNGPGPWSHWRQFPQHRAESSVSSCLSMKSDWSKDLNPPVFSNGPGPWSHWRQFPQKRKRSHVPVEQQLSCCDLCQDVLKDPVSTSCGHWFCRQCITSYWDQSGPSGDSSCPQCGQRPRPGPGLQTADSGLQEVLDEHKISLRRRCERVTEGTDGTGSRTLLNRIYTELYITEGQSEEVNTQHEVRQLEIKMETLHDTPIRCQDVFKALPEQQRPIRVVLTNGVAGVGKTFSVQKFTLDWAEGLENQDVSLLVLLSFREMNLIRDEQYSLLTLLHVFHPTLQKVTAEKLAVCKVLFIFDGLDESRLSLDFNNRKVVSDVTQKSSVNELLTNLIQGNLLPSALVWITSRPAAANQIPPSCVDRVTEVRGFTDPQKEEYFRRRSSDEELSNRTISHIKTSRSLHIMCGVPVFCWITATVLEHMLTEQRGELPKTLTDLYSHFLLVQTKRKKNKYHEGHETSPQELTEADREVLLKLGRLAFEHLEKGNIMFYQEDLEQCGLDVTEALVYSGVCTEIFKRESVIFQKTVYCFVHLSVQEFLAAVYMFHCFTNRKTQVLKKFLGNKYVDSTLDVFLNEAVKKSLRSKNGHLDLFVRFLHGLSLESNQRLLGGLLGQTENSPEIIQIAINNLKKRKTKASPNRSINIFHCLMEMNDHSVHQEIQEFLKSENRSKKRLSMIQCSALAYMLQMSEEVLDEFDPKTYNTSEEGRRRLIPAVRNCRKARLGGCGLSETDCEVVASALKSNPSHLRELDLSDNKDLKDSGVKLVSAGLESPNCRLETLRLESCRLSEISCSSLVSALKSNPSHLRDLDLSDTWKLQDSGVKDLCGFLQSPDCRLETLRLKCCCLSEISCSSLASALKSNPSHLRELDLRGNYLQDSDVKDLTDLLKSPDRGLETLRLESCSSSKISCSSLVSALKSNPSHLRELNLSNNNLQDSGVKDLCGLLRNPHCRLETLRLRGCGLSEISCSSLVSALKSNPSHLRELDLSQNKLQDSGVKDLCGFLQSPDCRLETLRLKCCCLSEISCSSLVSALKSNPSHLRHLDLSNNKLQDSGVKDLCGFLQSPDCRLETLRLESCSLSEISCSSLVSALKSNPSHLRELDLSNNKLQDSGVKDLCGFLQSPDCRLETLRLSLCSLSEISCSSLVSALKSNPSHLRELDLSDNKDLQDSGVKDLCGFLQSPDCRLETLRLKSCGLSEISCSSLVSALKSNPSHLRELDLSKNINLQDPRVKDLCGFLQSPDCRLETLRLESCSLSEISCSSLVSALKSNPSHLRDLDLSKNKRLQDSGVKDLCGLLRSPDCRLETLRLESCSLSEISCSSLGSALKSNPSHLRELDLSNNKLQDSGVKDLCGFLQSPDCRLETLRLSLCGLSEISCSSLVSALKSNPSHLRELDLSNNNLYDSGVKDLCGLLRSPHCRLETLRLSLCSLSEISCSSLGSALKSNPSHLRDLDLSLNNLQDSDVKDLTDLLKSPDCRLETLRLESCSLSEISCSSLVSALKSNPSHLRDLDLSNKDLQDSAVKELCGLLRNPHCRLETLRLESCCLSEISCSSLVSALKSNPSHLRELDLSDNWKLQDSGVKDLCGFLQSPDCRLETLRLESCRLSEISCSSLVSALKSNPSHLRELDLSNNKLQDSGVKDLCGFLQSPDCRLETLRLKNCSLSEISCSSLVSALKSNPSHLRDLDLSKNNKLQDSAVKDLCGFLQSPDCRLETLRLESCSLSEISCSSLVSALKSNPSHLRELDLSHNYLYDPAVKDLCSFLQSPDCRLETLRLKNCSLSEISCSSLGSALKSNPSHLRELDLRDNYNLYDSGVKDLCGFLQSPDCRLETLRLKNCSLSEISCSSLGSALKSNPSHLRDLDLSNNWELQDSAVKDLCGFLQSPDCRLETLRLKNCSLSEISCSSLGSALKSNPSHLRELDLRDNYNLYDSGVKDLCGFLQSPDCRLETLRLMSCSLSEISCSSLVSALKSNPSHLRDLDLSNNEDLNDSAVKPLCDLVEDPDYRLQTVRK